One segment of Paenibacillus sp. FSL R7-0337 DNA contains the following:
- a CDS encoding HD-GYP domain-containing protein: MPNISVGEIKAGSKIIKDVITPLGGVLFGRGKIILPRDIEILQAFLIGQVEIEGAQGEDKPAESAKPAVKQQAAKAGALINESVLAKSNSPLHDEYEKMLVLIKQSYRAAAAAALPIFELRSQLELLITHLKDYHVLKFAPRVLIDQEYNYHNAVLSALTSYRIAQWCGYPQKDWMQAAFAGLLHDIGNIKVDEALLLKPTPLSAAEIDEVRRHTTYGYQLLRNVTAINEGVRLAALQHHEKIDGSGYPLRLDGSQIHFYAKIVAVADIFHAMTLGKAYRKAQSPYLVLEQLQKESFGKLDPVIVQTFIQKTTDLYNGTRIRLSDGRHGEIIFTDRNNPTRPMVQVEGNIVNLINERELHIQEIIA; this comes from the coding sequence ATGCCAAACATATCCGTTGGAGAGATTAAAGCGGGTTCAAAGATTATAAAGGATGTAATTACTCCTTTAGGAGGAGTACTGTTCGGGAGGGGCAAGATCATTCTCCCCCGGGATATTGAGATTTTGCAGGCTTTTTTGATCGGACAGGTTGAGATTGAAGGGGCACAAGGGGAGGATAAGCCGGCAGAGAGCGCTAAACCGGCAGTGAAGCAGCAAGCGGCCAAGGCGGGTGCCCTGATTAATGAATCGGTGCTGGCCAAGAGTAATTCTCCGCTTCATGATGAGTATGAGAAAATGCTGGTGCTCATCAAGCAAAGCTACCGTGCAGCGGCCGCAGCGGCTCTTCCGATCTTCGAACTGCGGAGTCAGCTGGAGCTGCTGATTACCCATTTGAAGGATTACCATGTCCTAAAGTTTGCGCCGCGTGTGCTGATTGACCAGGAATACAACTATCATAATGCTGTTTTGTCTGCCCTGACCTCCTATCGAATTGCCCAGTGGTGCGGATATCCGCAGAAGGACTGGATGCAGGCTGCTTTTGCCGGCTTGCTGCACGATATAGGTAACATTAAGGTGGACGAAGCGCTGCTGCTGAAGCCGACCCCTCTTAGCGCTGCAGAGATCGACGAGGTACGCAGGCACACTACATACGGTTATCAGCTGCTGCGCAATGTTACAGCCATTAACGAAGGGGTTAGACTAGCCGCCTTGCAGCACCATGAGAAGATAGACGGTTCAGGCTATCCGCTTAGGCTGGATGGCAGCCAGATTCATTTCTACGCCAAGATTGTGGCAGTCGCTGATATCTTCCATGCCATGACGCTGGGAAAAGCCTACAGAAAGGCACAGTCGCCTTATCTGGTATTGGAGCAGCTGCAGAAAGAAAGCTTCGGGAAGCTTGATCCGGTAATCGTGCAGACCTTCATTCAAAAGACGACAGACCTATATAACGGTACACGGATACGGCTCAGCGACGGACGTCACGGGGAAATCATCTTTACCGACCGTAACAACCCGACAAGACCTATGGTTCAGGTTGAAGGAAACATCGTTAATCTGATTAATGAACGGGAGCTGCATATTCAAGAGATTATAGCTTAA